From the Selenomonas timonae genome, one window contains:
- the hslV gene encoding ATP-dependent protease subunit HslV: protein MIFHATTIVAVKKDNKVAIAGDGQVTFGERAIMKANARKVRRLYHGKILAGFAGSVADAFTLFEKFEVKLESYSGNLQRAAVELAKDWRTDKVLRKLEALLLVADKDGILMISGNGEVIEPDGDCTAIGSGGFFALAAARALVAHSTMDAPAIAQESLSIAADICVYTNHNITVEVLES from the coding sequence ATGATATTTCATGCAACAACCATTGTCGCCGTCAAGAAGGACAATAAGGTTGCCATTGCGGGCGACGGGCAGGTGACCTTCGGCGAGCGTGCCATTATGAAGGCAAATGCGCGCAAGGTGCGCCGCCTCTATCACGGAAAGATTCTCGCGGGATTTGCGGGATCGGTCGCGGATGCGTTTACCCTGTTTGAGAAATTCGAGGTCAAGCTCGAATCCTACAGCGGCAACCTGCAGCGCGCCGCCGTGGAGCTTGCGAAGGACTGGCGCACGGACAAGGTGCTGCGCAAGCTCGAAGCGCTGCTGCTCGTGGCGGATAAGGACGGCATTCTCATGATCTCCGGCAATGGTGAGGTCATTGAGCCGGACGGGGACTGTACGGCAATCGGCTCGGGCGGCTTTTTTGCACTCGCTGCCGCGCGTGCCCTCGTTGCGCACAGTACGATGGACGCACCCGCGATTGCGCAGGAATCGCTGTCGATTGCGGCGGACATCTGCGTCTATACGAATCATAATATTACGGTGGAGGTACTGGAATCATGA